One segment of Anatilimnocola aggregata DNA contains the following:
- a CDS encoding PAS domain-containing protein: MADEDLNPKEVEREPAEVLREQDELFRALTQHANDLLCLNELDGRSVYASPSVERLYGRKPTKMFEFAYPEDVEHCQRWWRGAVAGGTERLHWRARDNDGQWRWLETSAARVQYHNKPQILTVCRDVTERRLTEQELGRTTTLLRAVIDGTTDAVFVKDRGGRYLLCNAAAAQFLGRTVSEVLENDDSVFFDPVSAKVVKDHDERVMKSGVANTEEEELTVGAITRIVQVTKRHPIGTVAEMSSA, translated from the coding sequence ATGGCAGATGAGGACCTCAACCCGAAAGAAGTCGAGCGCGAGCCGGCCGAAGTGTTGCGCGAGCAGGACGAGCTGTTTCGCGCGCTGACACAGCACGCCAACGACCTCCTTTGCCTGAATGAACTGGATGGGCGAAGCGTTTATGCAAGTCCGTCGGTCGAGCGTCTGTACGGTCGAAAGCCGACCAAGATGTTCGAGTTCGCGTATCCAGAAGACGTGGAGCACTGTCAGCGATGGTGGAGAGGGGCGGTGGCTGGAGGAACGGAGCGTCTGCACTGGCGGGCCCGTGACAATGACGGACAGTGGCGCTGGTTAGAGACATCGGCCGCGCGGGTTCAGTATCACAATAAGCCGCAGATTCTGACCGTCTGCCGTGACGTGACCGAGCGCAGGCTCACCGAACAAGAATTGGGGCGGACAACGACGCTGCTTCGAGCGGTCATCGACGGAACGACCGATGCTGTGTTCGTGAAGGACCGGGGAGGCCGTTATCTGCTGTGCAACGCGGCCGCTGCCCAGTTTTTGGGCCGCACGGTCTCTGAAGTTCTGGAAAACGATGACAGCGTCTTCTTCGACCCGGTAAGTGCGAAAGTGGTAAAGGACCACGACGAGCGCGTAATGAAGTCGGGAGTGGCCAACACTGAGGAGGAGGAATTGACGGTCGGTGCAATCACTCGCATTGTTCAAGTGACCAAAAGGCACCCTATCGGGACGGTAGCGGAAATGTCATCGGCGTAA